The Malus sylvestris chromosome 3, drMalSylv7.2, whole genome shotgun sequence genomic sequence TCCTATGATAATGGTGTTTCCCTTCAAGCAGTTTTAAACTCTCGCAAAAcacgaatttaaaccacattattggtaATTTATTGTGAAATTTAGCTTACTTCTTTAACATTTTAGTGTAGATGATATCGTTTCTctacgatctagtggtattcctcttcatttgtaaaagaggttttaagttcgattctcgccaaagacaaatttgaacaacattattaGTAGCCCATTGTGAATCTAAGACACCCCCTCCCATTTAATGTAGATATTATTATGGGTTAACTACACAAATGCACCTTGAGATTTATCGAGTTTTCACAAAACTCCCTCACATTTGACACATTACACAAACACCCTCTCATGTTTTAGTTTCCTTTCAGTAACACCTTGAGTCAAAATTTGGCTTATAAATTTACCAATTACttgaaactaataaaaaaaaactttataattatataaaaaattataaaatattaaacacTTAGAAAAAGTAAGTGGCTCTCTACCATAATGATAAAAAGGTATAAAGCTTTTGCATGATGGTGTAGGTTCAAACTCCTTTGGTAactaatctaaaaaaaaaatttcatttgacaaaaaacaattaaaaaataaaaagaaccaggtgaacaaaacaaattaagaaaaaaatttattttttacgttgaaaataatattttatttaaaaagaaGTTATCCATCTTCTTCTTTCCCTCCCACTCGATCGAGCAACTACCTCCATCTTCATATCCTCATTCTTCCTCCATCACCACCACCCATTCAAACTTTCAACAACCAAAAAACGATCTCTGTTTAATGAAATAATAATTTGTAATTAATGTCAAATTCCTACTATTTGATTCCTCACTAATTTAGGAGGAAGAAATTATAGAACCAGCAGAGAAGGATTTGTGGAAGCCGGGGAAGTCGGGTGATTGGATGACTTTGGAGGGGGATTGGAAATGGAAGGGAGGGGAGATTTGGGGGACCGAGAGTGGTTGGGGACGGGGGAGATTTGTCTACattgtcttctttttcttttctttttttttttctttttttttttttgaagtatttaatgttttataaattttttatataatcataaaaaaaattctttattaattttaagtaattaataaggGTAGATTAGTAAATttatgaacaaaattttgacTGAGGGGTTGTATGAAAGAGAATTAAAATCTGAGATGGTTATTGTAATGTCTTAAACGTGAAGGAGTTATTGAAAACTCGATAAACTTCAAAGAATGTTAGTGTAATTAACCCATACtgttgcttgttcaaaaataaaataaaatgaatgaatttAAAAGTATCGGAATTAAAAATAAAGGCTTGCTTAATTCCTCCATTGATATACCCTCAAAAATCCTGTGTGCGAGGGGCTAGTTTTGAAATAAAACCAGGAAGATAGTAACTTTTTGGCGTCAATCCAAGTTGGTCTTAAAGTTTTAAAACATTCCAAACAAATACTTAAAAGTTATTAAAAATGTActcaaaataaattttgatttgACCAGTAAAGTAACCAAGCCGGAAAAGATGGAATTTTGGaatattataattataaatataaataatggaAGAAAGCAAGTCCTACATATCCTTTCAGTTTCAGGGAAGAAGAGAAGATAGAATAGGGGAAATATTGTCTAGCTAAAAATAACAAACTACATAATAATAATCTTAATCGACGTTCGACGACTCGGCTGCTAACCAATCATTAATACTAATAACATGCGGGAACGTAAACAAAAATACCACCTACAAACTGGGCAAACGGCCATACAAGCTCTGTCGCCGGCTTGAAACAATAACCAAGCCTCGGCCCATTTCCGATCTCGTCTTCCGTCATAGTAGTCGGAGAGTCTGAGAAGACGTCTCAGAAACAGTAAACGCCCTCCTCGCTGTACTGTCTCGTACAGGTGTCAGCAAGGCCAACAAATCAACTACAACAAGCTCGAGATGGAACTTCAATATCGGTCTCAATCGGCTAAACCAGCCTTTATCTTCAGGTGCTGCTTGAAGTCCATAATATCGCCACCCCACCGGGTCACGGCTTGATTTTCACATACCCATATCTCCTGAGCTACCTGGTTAATGAGCCTGAAATCGTGGCTAACAAGAACCAGGCCCCCGTCCCACTCATTCAACGCCTCCGCCAGAGAGTCAATTGTCTCAATATCTAAATGATTGGTCGGCTCATCCAACAACAGTAACTGGGGCTGCCTAAACGCCAACCAAGCAAAGATCACACGGCTCCTCTGCCCGTCAGATAAGTTCTTCATTGGCATTACCTGTGCCTTACCCGATAATCCAAACTTACCAATTGCAGCCCTCATCTTCTCTTCCTCGTTTCCCGGGTACTCTTTGATCATGTACGCTAGGGCAGACAGTTCCACATCAAGCTTCTCAGCCAAGTGCTGATGGAACTGGGCAATTCTAAGGTGATTGTGCCGCCGGACCATGCCATCAGAAGGAAACAACTCCCCCGTCATCAGCTTCAAGAGGGTACTCTTTCCAGCTCCATTCGGCCCAACCAGAGCTATACGTGAGTCCAGATCAACACCAAAGTCAATGTTCTTGTAGATCAAATTATCAGGAGTGTAACCAAATGAGACTTCAACAAACTGAAGCACTGGTGGAGGCAGCTTTCCCACATCGACAAAACGGAAGATTAAAATCTTGTCTCTTGCCACCTTCTCTGTAAGCCCACCACGCTCCATTTTTGCTAGGGTTTTCTCTTTGCTTTGTGCCTGGCGAGCTAGTTTTGCTGACCCGTGTCCAAACCGAGCGATATATTCCTTCATGTTAGCAATCTGTTCCTGCTCCCACTTATACTGTTTCATCTGGTTCTCCTCCAGTTCCGAACGGGTCTGAACATACTGATCATAGTTTCCAGTGTACATCTTCAGTTTCTTGTTCTGCATGTGAATGATGTTTGTGCAGACACCGTTCAAAAAATCCTGGGAGTGTGAAATAACAACCAGGATGCGCTCAAAATTCTTCAACATCTCCTCCAACCACACACAAGCTTCTAGATCTGTTAACAAGGGAAGACAACTTAACCATGAGCGACTGAAGTTATAAAATATGTATCTTCACATACACAAAAGACGAACACAATAACATATTAAGGGAGTCAAACAGCTGCACAGACACTGAGTAGCAATACAGTGAACTAAGTTCTCCAAACTAATACCGATCAGAAGTAAACCTAAACAAGAGGAAAAATGCTGGGGGTGGTGGTGAGTCAGAATTTCATTACGCAAAGTTGTACTATTTGGAAAAATGTATCCAATCTCTCTTTACTTATTCTTGATAACTCGGAAAACTAAAATGAATAGTCCCAAAAATTCTAGACAAATCTGTATTAACAAGACAATGGAAAGGAGATGGGCCACAGATAACTCCCTTTGCCAGCTCAGGAATGACATAACACTCGTTAAAATTACCATTCAATACCCCCAATTAACCTAAACTTAAAGAAAAACAGTTAGCAAAAAGGGATATGTTTCTAATATCAGATTCCTGCCATGACTTTCAGCCTCTATGTACAATCCGAACCACTGATAAGTGGGCCAATAAAACCCATCTTGGAAACTGGCTATACATTTTATTACTAGACTACACCACCAAACATGGTGCTACAATGAAACTCTAGTTGTAAGAGAACTATCCTGCTCATATAATGAGCAAAAAAATAGAACCTAAAAGGTTAGGACTATAAAGTGGTAGGTAATGTGATTTCACAGGCCATACAACAGATGATCTAGAACATAAAAAACAACTCAAATCTCAAAACCAGAAAACTAAAGCCAGCACGACCGTGGCCAAGTATTCTCTCTTTTAGGTCTCTCCTTTCCTTCTCCATCTTGCTTTCTCACAAAACACTATAAAGAATCTTTACACGATGCAAagttaaaacaatttaaaaagaaaa encodes the following:
- the LOC126615354 gene encoding ABC transporter F family member 1-like produces the protein MVSDASKKKAAQKKAAAAAKRGGKAAAAAASSKSPAAENGADKLANGVGAMHISDRNCTGVLCSHPLSRDIRIESLSVTFHGHDLIVDSELELNYGRRYGLLGLNGCGKSTLLTAIGLRELPIPDHMDIYHLSSEIEASDMSSLEAVISCDEERMRLEKEVEELAAQDDGGGEQLERIYERLEALDAATAEKRAAEILYGLGFDKKMQAKKTRDFSGGWRMRIALARALFINPTILLLDEPTNHLDLEACVWLEEMLKNFERILVVISHSQDFLNGVCTNIIHMQNKKLKMYTGNYDQYVQTRSELEENQMKQYKWEQEQIANMKEYIARFGHGSAKLARQAQSKEKTLAKMERGGLTEKVARDKILIFRFVDVGKLPPPVLQFVEVSFGYTPDNLIYKNIDFGVDLDSRIALVGPNGAGKSTLLKLMTGELFPSDGMVRRHNHLRIAQFHQHLAEKLDVELSALAYMIKEYPGNEEEKMRAAIGKFGLSGKAQVMPMKNLSDGQRSRVIFAWLAFRQPQLLLLDEPTNHLDIETIDSLAEALNEWDGGLVLVSHDFRLINQVAQEIWVCENQAVTRWGGDIMDFKQHLKIKAGLAD